A portion of the uncultured Bacteroides sp. genome contains these proteins:
- the kdsB gene encoding 3-deoxy-manno-octulosonate cytidylyltransferase produces MKFLGIIPARYASTRFPAKPLAILDGKTVVQRVYEQVAGILDDTYVATDDERIEAAVKAFGGKVVMTSTDHKSGTDRCYEACLKIGGSFDVVVNIQGDEPFIQASQLEAIKDCFKDSSTQIATLVKPFTVDDTIEALENVNSPKVVLNKNRNALYFSRSIIPYQRNVNKVDWLKNHTYYKHIGLYAYRVEVLKEITALPQSSLELAESLEQLRWLENGYTIKAGITTMETIGIDTPADLEKAEKYLHLLNPENHL; encoded by the coding sequence ATGAAATTTTTAGGAATAATTCCAGCCAGATATGCCTCTACACGCTTTCCCGCTAAGCCTCTGGCCATCTTGGATGGGAAGACTGTTGTACAACGAGTATATGAACAAGTAGCCGGCATTTTAGATGATACTTATGTAGCCACGGACGATGAGCGTATTGAAGCGGCGGTTAAAGCGTTTGGTGGTAAGGTTGTGATGACTTCGACCGATCATAAAAGCGGTACCGATCGTTGCTATGAAGCTTGTCTGAAGATAGGAGGTTCATTTGATGTGGTAGTTAACATTCAAGGTGACGAACCTTTTATTCAAGCTTCACAGTTAGAAGCGATAAAGGATTGTTTCAAGGATTCTTCTACACAAATAGCTACATTAGTAAAACCTTTCACGGTTGATGATACAATCGAAGCATTGGAGAATGTCAATTCTCCCAAGGTAGTACTCAATAAGAATAGAAATGCCCTATACTTCAGTCGCTCAATCATTCCTTATCAACGAAATGTCAATAAAGTAGATTGGTTGAAGAATCATACCTATTATAAACATATTGGTCTTTATGCTTATCGCGTAGAAGTTTTAAAAGAGATCACCGCTTTGCCACAATCATCACTCGAATTGGCAGAATCATTGGAACAACTTCGTTGGTTGGAAAATGGATATACTATCAAAGCCGGAATTACTACAATGGAGACAATCGGTATTGATACACCCGCAGATCTTGAAAAAGCAGAGAAGTATTTACACCTATTGAACCCTGAAAATCATTTATGA
- a CDS encoding 2-amino-4-hydroxy-6-hydroxymethyldihydropteridine diphosphokinase, with amino-acid sequence MATHACLVCLGSNNEKEVNMSLARKRLIELFPSIRFSVELQTKPLGLYNPTPFSNQLAQFATQEDLSTVIHFLKGIEQEAGRKPEDKAEEKIKLDIDLLMYDDAVLKPDDMKRAYVIDGLRQLRGDRLL; translated from the coding sequence ATGGCAACGCATGCTTGTCTTGTTTGCCTTGGCAGTAACAATGAGAAGGAAGTAAATATGTCTCTCGCTCGTAAGCGGCTGATAGAGTTGTTTCCTTCCATTCGCTTTTCCGTCGAGTTACAGACTAAGCCCTTGGGATTGTATAATCCGACTCCTTTTTCCAATCAGTTAGCGCAGTTTGCAACGCAGGAAGATTTGTCTACTGTTATTCATTTCTTGAAAGGAATAGAACAAGAAGCCGGCCGTAAACCGGAAGATAAGGCCGAAGAAAAAATAAAACTGGATATTGATTTACTAATGTATGATGATGCAGTTTTAAAGCCGGATGATATGAAACGTGCGTATGTGATCGATGGACTTCGGCAACTACGTGGCGATCGTTTATTATAA
- a CDS encoding transglycosylase domain-containing protein, which produces MIRKIVKGLWIFFAAMVLLGVIVFTSIAKGWIGYMPDIEELENPNYKFATELLSEDGKVLGTWSLSKENRVYTSYGELSPNIVNALIATEDARFTSHSGIDVKALARAVVKRGLFFQKSAGGGSTLTQQLSKLLYSPDANSFTQRFLQKPIEWVIAVRLERYYTKEEILTMYLNKFDFLNNAVGVKTAAYTYFGCEPGELKIEEAATLVGMCKNPSFYNPVRFNERARGRRNVVLDQMRKADYITDEECDSLQQLPLTLKFHRVDHKEGLATYFREYLRSMMTAKHPDRSDYHSWQSQKYYEDSLAWATNPLYGWCQKNKKKDGSNYSIYTDGLKIYTTIDSRMQQYAEEAVAEHLGGYLQPRFFAEKKNKKTAPYSRMLPESQVNQILEKAMKQTDRYRVMKDNGASESDIEKAFNTPEEMSVFTWHGDKDTIMTPLDSIRYYKYFLRTGFMSMDPFNGHVKAYVGGPNYSYFQYDMAMVGRRQVGSTIKPYLYTLAMESGYSPCDETRNVEQTIITETGEAWSPRNSSKKRYGEMVTLKWGLAQSNNWISAYLMGKLNPYALVRLIHSFGVLNKDIQPTPALCLGPCEISVGEMVSAYTAFANKGIRVAPLFVTKIEDSDGNVISTFTPQMEEVISATSAYKMLVMLRGVINEGTGGRVRRYGIKADMGGKTGTTNRNSDGWFMGFTPSLVSGCWVGGEERDIHFDTMTDGQGAAMALPIWALYMNKVYADKSLGYDQGERFKMPENFDPCGSDADNSETTVEPGLDDLFK; this is translated from the coding sequence ATGATACGAAAAATAGTAAAAGGATTGTGGATATTCTTTGCAGCCATGGTGTTGCTGGGTGTGATTGTCTTTACCTCCATAGCCAAAGGCTGGATAGGATATATGCCTGATATAGAGGAGCTTGAAAACCCTAATTATAAGTTTGCGACTGAACTATTATCTGAGGACGGAAAAGTTCTGGGAACATGGTCGCTTAGTAAAGAAAACCGTGTTTATACAAGCTATGGTGAATTATCGCCCAACATTGTCAATGCGTTGATAGCGACAGAAGATGCTCGCTTTACAAGCCATTCGGGTATTGATGTGAAAGCATTGGCTCGTGCAGTGGTGAAGCGTGGTTTATTCTTTCAGAAGAGTGCAGGAGGAGGTAGTACCCTTACTCAGCAATTATCGAAACTCTTATATTCTCCCGACGCTAATAGCTTTACGCAGCGATTCCTTCAGAAGCCCATCGAATGGGTGATTGCTGTACGTTTGGAACGCTATTATACCAAAGAGGAAATCTTAACGATGTATCTCAATAAGTTTGATTTCTTAAATAATGCTGTAGGTGTGAAAACGGCTGCATATACATACTTCGGATGTGAACCCGGAGAACTCAAAATAGAAGAAGCGGCTACGCTTGTAGGTATGTGTAAAAATCCATCATTCTATAATCCTGTTCGCTTTAACGAACGTGCACGTGGACGTAGAAACGTGGTGCTCGATCAAATGAGAAAAGCTGATTACATCACTGATGAAGAATGCGATTCGTTACAGCAACTTCCACTTACGCTGAAATTCCATCGGGTAGATCATAAAGAAGGGTTAGCTACTTATTTTCGCGAATATCTTCGTTCGATGATGACTGCGAAACATCCTGATAGAAGTGATTATCATAGTTGGCAATCACAGAAATATTACGAAGATTCTCTGGCATGGGCAACGAATCCACTTTATGGTTGGTGTCAAAAGAATAAGAAGAAGGATGGCTCTAACTACAGTATCTATACGGATGGGCTAAAGATATACACTACGATTGATTCGCGCATGCAGCAATATGCTGAAGAAGCCGTAGCAGAACATTTAGGAGGATACTTACAACCTCGTTTCTTTGCAGAGAAAAAAAATAAGAAGACTGCTCCTTACAGTCGTATGTTGCCAGAATCTCAGGTAAACCAGATTTTGGAGAAAGCCATGAAACAGACTGATCGTTATCGTGTCATGAAAGATAATGGAGCTTCTGAATCAGACATAGAGAAGGCATTCAATACTCCTGAAGAGATGTCTGTTTTCACGTGGCATGGAGACAAAGATACCATCATGACTCCGCTTGACTCAATCAGATATTACAAATATTTCTTGCGTACCGGATTTATGTCTATGGATCCTTTCAATGGTCATGTGAAAGCATATGTTGGTGGACCTAATTATTCATATTTTCAATATGATATGGCGATGGTTGGTCGTCGCCAAGTGGGCTCAACGATTAAACCCTATTTATATACACTTGCCATGGAGAGTGGATATTCTCCTTGTGATGAAACCAGAAATGTAGAGCAAACGATTATCACAGAGACTGGTGAGGCTTGGTCTCCCAGAAACAGCTCGAAAAAGCGTTATGGAGAGATGGTTACGTTGAAATGGGGATTGGCTCAATCGAATAACTGGATATCGGCTTACCTAATGGGTAAACTTAACCCTTACGCACTTGTGCGGTTGATTCATAGTTTTGGCGTACTCAACAAAGACATACAGCCTACACCTGCACTTTGTCTTGGTCCGTGCGAGATCTCTGTGGGTGAAATGGTAAGTGCTTATACTGCGTTTGCCAATAAGGGTATTCGTGTTGCTCCTTTGTTTGTTACTAAAATAGAAGATAGCGATGGAAATGTTATATCTACTTTTACTCCACAAATGGAAGAGGTGATAAGTGCTACCAGTGCTTACAAAATGCTTGTGATGCTTCGCGGCGTTATCAATGAAGGTACTGGTGGACGTGTGCGTCGCTATGGTATAAAAGCCGATATGGGTGGAAAGACCGGTACAACCAATCGTAACTCTGATGGATGGTTCATGGGCTTTACTCCTTCATTGGTATCAGGCTGTTGGGTAGGTGGAGAAGAGCGTGATATACACTTCGACACAATGACCGATGGACAAGGGGCGGCTATGGCATTACCTATCTGGGCTCTTTATATGAATAAGGTGTATGCCGACAAATCTTTGGGGTATGACCAGGGTGAACGGTTTAAGATGCCCGAAAACTTTGATCCATGTGGTAGTGATGCTGATAATTCAGAAACTACAGTGGAGCCGGGATTAGACGACTTATTCAAATAA
- the pyrB gene encoding aspartate carbamoyltransferase, with translation MENKSLVTIAEYSKEKILYMLEMAKQFEKNPNRKILEGKVVATLFFEPSTRTRLSFETAANRLGARVIGFSDPKATSSSKGETLKDTIMMVSNYADVIVMRHHLEGAARYASEVAPVPIVNAGDGANQHPSQTMLDLYSIYKTQGTLENLNIYLVGDLKYGRTVHSLLMAMRHFNPVFHFIAPEELKMPEEYKIYCKHNHINYIEHTDFTEEIIADADILYMTRVQRERFTDMMEYERVKNIYILKNKMLEQTRPNLRILHPLPRVNEIAYDVDDNPKAYYFQQALNGVYARQAILCDVLGIALQDIM, from the coding sequence ATGGAAAACAAAAGTTTAGTGACCATAGCCGAGTATTCGAAAGAAAAAATTCTCTATATGCTCGAGATGGCGAAACAGTTTGAGAAGAACCCGAACAGAAAGATTCTGGAAGGGAAAGTGGTTGCTACTCTATTCTTCGAACCCTCTACCCGCACCCGCCTCAGTTTTGAAACAGCAGCCAATCGCCTTGGAGCACGCGTAATAGGCTTCAGTGATCCTAAAGCGACAAGTTCTTCCAAAGGAGAAACACTCAAAGATACCATCATGATGGTGAGCAATTATGCAGATGTAATTGTGATGAGGCATCACCTTGAAGGTGCGGCTCGATATGCGAGCGAAGTAGCACCTGTTCCGATTGTAAATGCAGGCGACGGAGCCAACCAACATCCTTCGCAAACCATGCTCGATCTTTATTCCATCTACAAAACTCAAGGAACCCTTGAAAATCTGAATATTTATCTTGTAGGCGACTTAAAATACGGCCGTACGGTACACTCCCTACTTATGGCTATGCGACATTTCAATCCGGTCTTTCACTTTATTGCACCCGAAGAGTTGAAAATGCCCGAAGAATATAAGATATATTGCAAACATAACCATATTAATTATATAGAACACACTGATTTCACCGAAGAAATTATTGCTGATGCGGATATATTATATATGACCCGAGTACAACGAGAACGCTTCACTGACATGATGGAATATGAACGTGTAAAGAACATCTATATTCTGAAAAATAAGATGTTGGAACAAACACGTCCTAATCTACGAATCTTACACCCACTTCCACGCGTCAACGAGATTGCTTATGACGTGGATGATAATCCCAAAGCCTATTACTTCCAGCAAGCGTTGAACGGAGTATATGCCCGCCAAGCCATATTGTGCGACGTATTAGGAATTGCGTTGCAAGATATTATGTAA
- the pyrI gene encoding aspartate carbamoyltransferase regulatory subunit, protein MNKNNKQALQVAALKNGTVIDHIPSEKLFTVVSLLGLEHMGNNITIGFNLESKKLGKKGIIKIADKFFCDEEINRISVVAPHVKLNIIRDYAVIEKKEVYMPDELRGIVKCANPKCITNNEPMSTLFHVTDKDNGIIKCHYCEKEQKKEEIVIL, encoded by the coding sequence ATGAACAAGAATAATAAACAAGCCCTGCAAGTAGCCGCTTTGAAAAACGGAACTGTGATAGACCATATACCGTCTGAGAAACTTTTTACCGTTGTCTCTTTATTAGGATTGGAGCACATGGGAAATAACATCACTATCGGTTTTAACCTGGAAAGCAAGAAGCTAGGTAAAAAAGGAATTATAAAAATTGCCGATAAGTTCTTCTGTGATGAAGAAATTAACCGCATATCTGTAGTGGCACCGCATGTAAAACTCAATATTATCCGCGATTATGCAGTGATAGAAAAGAAAGAGGTATATATGCCAGACGAGCTGAGAGGCATTGTGAAATGTGCCAACCCGAAATGCATCACCAACAATGAACCCATGTCTACGCTGTTTCATGTAACAGACAAAGACAACGGCATCATTAAGTGTCATTATTGCGAGAAAGAACAAAAGAAGGAAGAAATCGTTATTTTATGA
- a CDS encoding flavin reductase family protein yields the protein MKQDWKPGTMIYPLPAVMVSCGNDESEYNIITLSWVGTICTNPPMCYISVRPERHSYDIIKKNMEFVINLTNKKMAFATDWCGVRSGKDYNKFEEMKLTPGKCSIVNAPLIEESPLCIECKVKEIVVLGSHHMFIADVINVRADEKYLNKETGKLELAQTNPLVYVHGNYFELGAGIGKFGWSVEKKKTRSKK from the coding sequence ATGAAACAGGACTGGAAACCGGGAACGATGATATATCCTCTGCCTGCTGTAATGGTGAGTTGTGGAAATGATGAAAGCGAATATAATATTATCACGCTATCATGGGTAGGTACGATTTGTACTAACCCGCCCATGTGTTATATCTCTGTCCGACCGGAAAGACATTCTTACGATATTATAAAAAAAAACATGGAGTTTGTTATCAACCTGACCAACAAAAAAATGGCTTTTGCTACTGATTGGTGTGGAGTGCGCTCAGGAAAGGATTATAACAAGTTTGAAGAGATGAAGCTAACTCCCGGAAAATGTTCCATTGTGAATGCTCCATTAATCGAGGAATCACCCCTCTGTATTGAATGCAAAGTCAAAGAGATTGTAGTATTAGGCTCTCACCACATGTTTATTGCAGATGTAATAAACGTACGTGCCGACGAGAAATACTTGAATAAAGAGACTGGGAAACTGGAATTAGCACAAACGAATCCGCTAGTATATGTTCATGGCAACTATTTTGAGCTAGGGGCCGGAATAGGAAAATTTGGCTGGTCTGTTGAAAAGAAAAAAACAAGAAGTAAGAAATGA
- a CDS encoding porin family protein has product MKRLSFLLLFTLLTFYVFGQEKTSKTPNDRKVNFGLRAGFNSSMYLVSELQLNGLKINDTQNNYKIGYVGSIFVRFNMKKHFIQPEISYALSRCEIQFDKLGSHDPAIAPDYALVNSSIHSLEMPLLYGYNIVKKGPYGMSVFIGPKLRYLWNKQNDITFENFDQESVKEELYPFNISGVLGVGVNISNIYFDFRYEIGMRNISKSVTYDNTASTNDEEETPIIFNRRDIALSFSLGLIF; this is encoded by the coding sequence ATGAAACGATTATCATTCCTTTTGCTATTTACTTTGTTGACTTTTTATGTCTTTGGACAAGAAAAAACAAGTAAAACTCCTAATGATCGAAAAGTAAATTTCGGTCTAAGGGCGGGATTTAACTCCTCCATGTATCTTGTGTCGGAGCTCCAGCTAAACGGGCTAAAGATAAATGATACTCAAAATAACTACAAGATAGGATATGTTGGTTCTATTTTTGTTCGTTTTAATATGAAGAAACACTTCATACAACCTGAAATTTCTTATGCTTTGAGCCGTTGTGAGATTCAGTTTGATAAACTAGGTTCGCATGATCCCGCTATAGCTCCCGATTATGCTTTAGTTAATTCAAGCATTCATAGCCTGGAAATGCCTCTACTATATGGGTATAATATCGTTAAGAAAGGCCCGTATGGAATGTCTGTTTTCATCGGCCCCAAGCTCAGATACTTATGGAACAAACAAAACGACATAACTTTTGAAAACTTTGATCAGGAAAGCGTTAAAGAGGAGCTTTATCCTTTCAACATCAGCGGAGTACTTGGCGTAGGGGTAAATATCTCCAATATCTACTTTGATTTCCGTTACGAAATAGGCATGCGTAACATATCAAAATCAGTGACTTATGACAACACAGCTTCTACTAATGATGAAGAAGAGACCCCTATTATATTCAATAGAAGAGACATTGCTCTTAGTTTTTCTTTAGGGTTAATCTTTTAG
- the glyA gene encoding serine hydroxymethyltransferase, giving the protein MKRDDLIFDIIEKEHQRQLKGIELIASENFVSDQVMQAMGSCLTNKYAEGYPGKRYYGGCEIVDQSEQIAIDRLKEIFGAEWANVQPHSGAQANAAVFLAVLNPGDKFLGLNLSHGGHLSHGSLVNTSGIIYTPCEYNVKQETGRVDYDQMEEVALREKPKMIIGGGSAYSREWDYKRMREIADKIGAILMIDMAHPAGLIAAGLLDNPLKYAHIVTSTTHKTLRGPRGGVILLGKDFPNPWGKTTPKGEIKMMSQLLDSAVFPGVQGGPLEHVIAAKAVSFGECLQPEYKEYQTQVKKNAAALAKALMDRGFTIVSGGTDNHSMLVDLRAKYPELTGKVAEKALVAADITVNKNMVPFDSRSAFQTSGIRLGTPAITTRGAKEDLMLEIAEMIETVLSNPEDESIIAQVRARVNKTMEKYPLFAY; this is encoded by the coding sequence ATGAAAAGAGACGATTTAATTTTCGATATTATCGAAAAAGAGCATCAACGTCAGCTCAAAGGTATCGAGTTGATAGCATCTGAAAACTTCGTTAGTGATCAAGTAATGCAGGCAATGGGTTCCTGCCTAACCAACAAATATGCCGAAGGGTATCCCGGGAAACGCTATTATGGAGGTTGTGAAATAGTAGATCAAAGTGAACAAATAGCCATCGACCGTTTAAAAGAAATCTTTGGAGCAGAATGGGCAAACGTACAACCACACTCGGGTGCACAAGCCAATGCTGCTGTTTTCTTAGCTGTTCTCAACCCTGGCGATAAATTCCTCGGGCTAAATCTGTCTCATGGCGGACATTTATCTCACGGTTCATTGGTTAATACTTCGGGTATTATCTATACTCCATGTGAATACAATGTAAAACAGGAAACAGGAAGAGTAGACTACGACCAAATGGAAGAAGTAGCCTTACGTGAAAAGCCTAAAATGATTATTGGCGGTGGTTCTGCTTACTCTCGCGAATGGGATTACAAACGCATGCGCGAAATAGCAGATAAAATAGGCGCTATCTTAATGATAGACATGGCTCACCCTGCCGGGCTTATTGCTGCCGGTTTACTTGACAACCCGCTTAAATATGCACATATCGTCACATCTACAACGCATAAAACGCTTCGTGGCCCTCGTGGAGGTGTTATCCTTTTAGGTAAAGACTTCCCTAATCCTTGGGGCAAAACTACTCCAAAGGGAGAAATTAAAATGATGTCTCAATTGTTAGATTCGGCTGTATTTCCGGGAGTACAAGGGGGACCATTGGAACATGTTATTGCTGCTAAAGCAGTGTCATTTGGAGAATGCTTGCAACCGGAATACAAAGAATATCAAACACAGGTTAAAAAAAATGCGGCAGCTTTGGCTAAAGCATTGATGGATCGTGGATTTACCATCGTTTCAGGAGGTACTGACAACCACTCTATGTTGGTTGACTTACGTGCCAAATATCCTGAACTAACCGGTAAGGTAGCCGAAAAGGCATTGGTTGCTGCAGACATCACCGTGAACAAGAATATGGTTCCGTTTGACAGCCGTTCTGCTTTCCAAACTTCAGGTATTCGTCTGGGCACTCCGGCCATCACTACCCGTGGTGCTAAGGAAGACTTGATGCTGGAAATTGCAGAGATGATAGAAACGGTTCTCTCTAACCCGGAAGACGAAAGTATCATCGCTCAGGTTCGTGCACGTGTTAATAAGACAATGGAAAAATATCCTTTGTTTGCCTACTAA
- a CDS encoding TIM-barrel domain-containing protein, with protein MGSNIAYQNANVRFTVVTNGVLRLEWSPDGSFINNASFIAINREYPQVNYKLRESSLWIEITTSKMKMRYKKNSGKFTDNNLIITSIKSQMQFSWKPGTVSKGNLKGTYRTLDGYDGETLVGNGNDNGSHKSIPLEDGILSTEGWTLIDDSQNLLFDRSDWPWAIKRPNNGGQDWYFMAYGHDFKSALKDYTFFAGKVPLPPRYAFGYWWSRYWSYSDNELRQLVDNFHTYDIPLDVLVIDMDWHYVDPGKGGWTGYTWNRRLFPNPAKFLNYLKSEGLKVTLNLHPAEGIAPYEERYSDMAKWMGIDSASNKKIKYIGSNKQFMSGWLSTVLHPMEKKGVDFWWLDWQQQPFDPQIKNLSNTWWINYVLFSDMERNRDSRPLLYHRWGGLGNHRYQVGFSGDYYSTWKSLDFEPYFNSTASNVLYGYWSHDLGGHQFAKGDKKLDAELFVRWMQFGALSPIMRTHSTKNAAMNKEPWVFNKEYFGVLRQTIQQRYQMAPYIYTMARKTYDEGISLCRPMYYDYPKNQEAYNFKNEYMFGDEILVAPITTPMKNEFATVKVWLPADNDWYEWSTGTLLKGGQIAERSFMLDEYPIYVKAGAILPLYEKVKNLQKNDENIVVTLFPGIKNRSFTFYEDNGNDKTYATRYAKTLMTSERSETELSVTIGAREGNYSGMPANRTYKVKIMGSAIPQSVKVNDQETDYQYDGYDLALTITLPITDCKTKKIIKIVYPKDSPELNDGLYSQFKRLKKSFVAMKYRNAGIDYIEELGTMESTGRAINYYPKQFKKYIEAFRNNYDQLPKLLEKQRMSEEDIRWFLQSIQWK; from the coding sequence ATGGGTTCAAATATCGCCTACCAAAATGCGAATGTACGATTTACTGTCGTCACGAATGGAGTGCTTCGTCTGGAATGGTCACCAGACGGAAGTTTCATAAACAATGCATCTTTCATCGCAATCAACAGAGAATATCCTCAAGTGAACTATAAACTACGAGAAAGTAGTTTATGGATAGAAATTACCACTTCAAAAATGAAGATGAGATACAAAAAGAATAGTGGTAAATTTACAGATAACAACCTTATCATCACCTCTATCAAAAGTCAAATGCAGTTCAGTTGGAAGCCGGGAACTGTTTCAAAAGGAAATCTAAAAGGAACATACCGAACACTAGATGGGTATGACGGAGAAACCTTAGTAGGAAACGGAAATGATAATGGCAGCCACAAATCAATACCCCTTGAAGATGGAATATTATCAACTGAAGGATGGACTCTAATTGACGACTCTCAAAATCTTCTTTTCGACCGTTCCGATTGGCCCTGGGCAATAAAACGCCCCAACAATGGAGGGCAGGACTGGTATTTCATGGCTTATGGACATGACTTCAAATCAGCTTTAAAGGATTACACTTTTTTTGCGGGTAAAGTTCCCCTGCCTCCCCGTTACGCATTCGGTTATTGGTGGTCACGTTATTGGAGCTACTCCGACAATGAACTGCGGCAATTGGTTGATAATTTCCATACATACGATATTCCACTGGATGTTCTAGTTATAGATATGGATTGGCATTACGTAGATCCGGGAAAAGGTGGATGGACTGGGTATACATGGAATCGCCGCCTATTTCCCAACCCAGCAAAATTTCTTAATTATTTAAAAAGTGAAGGCCTAAAAGTCACCTTAAATTTGCATCCGGCAGAAGGTATTGCGCCATACGAAGAGAGATATTCCGATATGGCCAAGTGGATGGGAATAGACTCGGCTTCAAACAAAAAAATCAAATATATAGGTTCAAATAAACAGTTCATGAGTGGTTGGCTCAGTACGGTTCTTCACCCGATGGAAAAAAAAGGTGTGGACTTTTGGTGGCTGGATTGGCAGCAACAACCATTTGATCCGCAAATAAAAAACTTAAGCAATACTTGGTGGATTAACTATGTTCTCTTTTCAGATATGGAACGTAACCGTGATTCTCGCCCCTTACTTTATCACCGTTGGGGCGGGCTAGGTAATCATCGTTATCAGGTTGGCTTTTCAGGAGATTATTACAGCACATGGAAGAGCCTTGATTTTGAGCCCTATTTTAACTCAACTGCATCCAACGTTCTCTATGGATACTGGAGCCATGATTTGGGAGGGCATCAGTTTGCAAAAGGAGATAAGAAATTAGATGCAGAGCTCTTTGTCCGTTGGATGCAATTCGGAGCACTTAGCCCAATTATGCGCACACACTCCACAAAAAATGCAGCGATGAATAAAGAGCCTTGGGTCTTCAACAAAGAATATTTCGGAGTATTGCGTCAGACGATTCAACAAAGATATCAAATGGCACCTTATATTTACACAATGGCACGCAAAACCTATGATGAGGGAATTTCTCTTTGCCGGCCAATGTATTATGACTATCCCAAGAACCAAGAAGCTTATAATTTCAAAAACGAATATATGTTCGGAGACGAAATATTGGTCGCTCCGATCACCACTCCGATGAAAAATGAATTTGCTACTGTTAAAGTTTGGCTACCTGCTGATAATGACTGGTATGAATGGTCTACAGGCACTCTACTAAAAGGTGGACAAATTGCAGAGCGTTCTTTCATGTTAGACGAATATCCCATTTATGTAAAGGCAGGAGCCATATTACCTCTCTACGAGAAAGTCAAAAATCTTCAGAAAAACGATGAAAACATAGTAGTAACCTTGTTTCCAGGCATTAAAAATCGTTCGTTTACCTTCTATGAAGATAATGGAAATGATAAGACGTATGCGACCCGCTATGCTAAGACTCTCATGACATCAGAACGTTCTGAGACCGAATTATCCGTAACCATCGGCGCGCGCGAAGGAAACTATTCGGGTATGCCAGCCAATCGTACTTATAAAGTGAAAATAATGGGGTCGGCCATTCCACAATCAGTAAAGGTAAATGATCAGGAGACAGATTATCAATATGACGGATATGATTTGGCTTTGACAATCACATTACCTATAACCGATTGCAAAACAAAAAAGATTATTAAAATAGTTTATCCAAAAGACAGCCCCGAGCTTAATGACGGACTGTATAGCCAATTCAAACGCTTAAAGAAAAGTTTTGTTGCGATGAAATATCGCAATGCCGGAATCGATTATATCGAAGAACTGGGAACAATGGAATCAACGGGAAGAGCTATAAATTACTATCCGAAACAATTTAAAAAATACATAGAGGCTTTCCGAAACAACTATGACCAGCTACCTAAATTGCTGGAGAAACAGCGAATGAGTGAAGAAGACATCCGTTGGTTCTTACAATCTATACAATGGAAATAA